The Candidatus Saccharibacteria bacterium oral taxon 488 genome has a segment encoding these proteins:
- the secA gene encoding preprotein translocase subunit SecA: protein MTQQKALSKIFGDPQKKILKRLRKQVDVINGLSEKYETMSDKELRAQTEALKKRLTKKNVTLDTILPDAFAVVREAAKRVIGERPYDVQLIGGMVLHEGNVAEMKTGEGKTLVATLPTYLNALEEKGVHVVTVNDYLAQRDAGWMGQVYDFLGLTTGVIINEASFIYDKEYDNEHHDDPRMRKLRPVTRKEAYAADITYGTNNEFGFDYLRDNMVNDVDLLRQRELNFAIVDEVDSILIDEARTPLIISAPAAENPDNYYTFAKVASKLVPDDYVLDEKRRSVALTDEGVEKVQKLLGIKNLYTPDHVRSVYHMDQALRAQTLFKRDKDYVVTNDGEVIIVDEHTGRLMQGRRYNEGLHQAIEAKEGVPVLEESMTLATISFQNYFRLYNKLSGMTGTAFTEAEEFQQIYSLDVIQIPPNKPVIRDDKEDLIFKTEKGKLKAVAEAIKDYHKQGRPVLVGSGSIAKNEQIAKYLEKEGIKFEILNAKNNEREAAIIEKAGEKGAITLATNIAGRGTDIKLGKGVKELGGLVVIGSERHESRRIDNQLRGRGGRQGDPGETQFYVSTEDDLMRIFQGERIAALMDRLGVDEDTPIQNRAVSKTLEAAQKRVEGYNFDTRKNVVQYDNVINRHRRVVYTMRRKILEGDNIQPEIERLLRDRVKELVTLPTKNNPKFIEEFTSAFPVDEAAVRKVGREKKDRPRLQKALKLAHQAYREKDEEIGTEELRGVEREVYMAVLDTLWMQHLENMQHLREGIHWRSVGQRDPLVEYRAESQKLFTSLQENLRNEVLNTIFHIHKSDAVIRQSQDDEYDTELTRLAESAVERGVNEVGTGEENRDGDFSVKKGKSNAESNRAKNQARKKKKAQRQNRKKNRK, encoded by the coding sequence ATGACACAACAAAAGGCGCTGAGTAAGATTTTTGGCGATCCGCAGAAGAAAATTTTGAAACGGCTGCGTAAGCAAGTTGACGTAATTAACGGTCTGTCCGAAAAATATGAAACAATGTCGGACAAGGAGTTGCGGGCGCAGACAGAGGCGCTGAAAAAGCGTCTGACGAAGAAAAATGTAACACTGGATACGATTTTGCCGGATGCCTTTGCGGTGGTGCGCGAGGCAGCCAAGCGTGTCATTGGCGAGCGTCCGTACGATGTCCAGCTGATCGGCGGCATGGTTCTTCATGAGGGTAATGTGGCTGAGATGAAGACCGGCGAAGGTAAAACCTTGGTGGCGACGCTGCCGACCTATCTGAACGCATTGGAGGAAAAGGGCGTTCATGTGGTGACCGTCAATGATTATCTGGCGCAGCGCGACGCCGGCTGGATGGGCCAGGTGTATGACTTTTTGGGCTTGACAACTGGCGTGATCATCAACGAAGCGTCGTTTATCTATGACAAAGAGTATGATAATGAGCATCACGACGATCCGCGCATGCGCAAGCTCCGCCCGGTCACTCGTAAGGAAGCCTACGCGGCCGACATTACATATGGCACCAACAACGAGTTTGGTTTTGACTATTTGCGCGACAACATGGTTAATGACGTTGATTTGCTCAGGCAGCGCGAGCTGAACTTTGCTATCGTTGACGAGGTGGACTCCATTCTGATCGACGAAGCGCGTACGCCGCTGATCATCTCGGCGCCAGCAGCGGAAAACCCGGACAACTACTACACTTTCGCCAAAGTTGCCAGTAAATTAGTGCCAGATGACTATGTTTTGGACGAAAAGCGCCGCAGCGTGGCCTTGACCGACGAGGGCGTGGAAAAAGTCCAAAAACTGCTGGGAATAAAAAATTTGTACACACCAGACCACGTGCGCAGCGTTTACCACATGGACCAAGCTCTGCGAGCACAAACATTGTTCAAGCGCGACAAAGACTACGTGGTAACTAATGACGGCGAGGTGATCATCGTCGATGAGCACACCGGTCGTTTGATGCAAGGACGCCGCTACAACGAAGGCTTGCACCAGGCAATTGAGGCGAAAGAAGGCGTGCCAGTGCTGGAAGAAAGCATGACGCTGGCGACCATTTCGTTCCAGAATTATTTCCGTTTGTATAATAAACTTTCCGGTATGACTGGTACGGCATTTACCGAGGCTGAAGAGTTTCAGCAAATTTATTCACTGGACGTCATCCAGATTCCACCGAACAAGCCAGTGATTCGCGATGACAAAGAAGACCTGATTTTCAAGACCGAAAAAGGCAAGCTGAAGGCGGTGGCTGAAGCCATCAAAGATTATCACAAGCAAGGCCGGCCGGTATTGGTTGGTTCTGGCTCGATCGCCAAGAACGAGCAGATTGCCAAATATCTGGAAAAAGAAGGCATCAAGTTTGAGATTTTGAACGCTAAGAATAATGAGCGCGAGGCGGCTATCATCGAGAAGGCTGGTGAAAAGGGTGCGATTACGCTAGCGACAAACATCGCCGGGCGTGGTACCGACATTAAACTTGGCAAGGGCGTTAAGGAATTGGGCGGTCTGGTGGTGATCGGTTCGGAGCGCCACGAATCACGGCGTATCGACAATCAGTTGCGCGGTCGTGGTGGTCGTCAGGGTGACCCGGGTGAGACGCAGTTCTATGTGTCGACCGAAGATGATTTGATGCGAATTTTCCAAGGCGAGCGAATTGCGGCGCTGATGGATCGGCTGGGCGTGGACGAAGATACGCCGATTCAAAACCGCGCTGTGTCAAAGACGTTGGAGGCAGCCCAGAAGCGTGTCGAAGGTTACAACTTTGATACGCGCAAAAATGTTGTTCAGTACGACAATGTGATTAATCGCCATCGCCGGGTGGTCTACACGATGCGCCGAAAAATCCTTGAAGGCGACAATATTCAGCCGGAAATTGAGCGGTTGTTGCGAGACAGAGTCAAAGAGCTAGTGACGCTACCGACAAAAAACAACCCGAAGTTTATCGAGGAATTTACCTCGGCCTTTCCGGTCGATGAGGCGGCCGTGCGCAAGGTTGGCCGCGAGAAAAAAGACCGTCCACGCCTCCAAAAAGCTCTGAAACTAGCACACCAGGCCTACCGGGAAAAAGATGAAGAAATCGGTACTGAAGAGTTGCGCGGTGTGGAGCGCGAGGTGTATATGGCGGTGCTCGACACCCTGTGGATGCAGCACCTAGAGAATATGCAACACCTACGCGAAGGGATCCACTGGCGCAGCGTTGGCCAGCGCGATCCATTGGTAGAATACCGGGCGGAGTCACAAAAATTGTTCACCAGCCTCCAGGAAAATCTGCGTAACGAAGTTCTGAACACAATTTTTCATATTCATAAATCTGACGCAGTGATTCGCCAGTCACAGGATGATGAGTATGATACCGAGCTAACGCGCCTAGCCGAAAGCGCAGTTGAGCGTGGCGTTAATGAAGTTGGTACGGGCGAGGAAAATCGTGACGGTGACTTTTCGGTGAAAAAGGGTAAATCTAACGCCGAGTCGAACCGCGCTAAAAACCAAGCACGCAAGAAGAAAAAAGCGCAGCGCCAAAATCGCAAAAAGAATCGCAAATAA